From the Bombus pascuorum chromosome 7, iyBomPasc1.1, whole genome shotgun sequence genome, one window contains:
- the LOC132908767 gene encoding uncharacterized protein LOC132908767, with protein MRVVALVSGGKDSCFNMMQCIAAGHDIVALANLYPVGKDELDSFMFQTVGYQGVEYIAEAIGLPMYREPTFGRSKMQEKYYYPTENDEVEDLFRLLSKVKEKENIEAVSSGAILSDYQRIRVENVCSRLGLVSLSYLWRRDQDELLKEMIESSVNAVIIKVAALGLEPRHLGKSLSEMQSHLAKIKEKYGVNICGEGGEYETFILDCPLFNKSIVIDEYESVVHSNDNIAPVGYINFKKIHVQEKNDGLEGLTLQERLKNVPIKTPSDYITEIVGPELHDGCNLSEDENDEHDCTDNNLRTSNSGQFNPPSPMEILYEEEDYPDVPVVNRNQTGWFWFGGIAGKHPDAKSAMREALEKLSSLVKKENLQISDIVAVTLYIKDMSNYISINEVYISCLNKTNPPVRVCVECPLNIHVVLDAIAYKETQDCGDKKIHKRHTMHVQSISHWAPANIGPYSQAVRVGDIISVAGQIPLVPGSMTILDLNIKRQCRLTLRHIDRIVKAMDSNTQLRDIVQGICFLTHSSYIPDARKEWEKRTNNAIVDYIVVPNLPRGAQVEWCVWAHRDNNRFEYEETGKCVGNFKVAIRRRWNYENNVSAIVCYMSTGSSNSTGNLATETNLSSTELTVNELTEALEYVLCKLTKGSQTVNPTCNLRIFYKVGSSPGPNFIQDILSKFSTRNLVTTIIPATHLHNFSTFLSICGIRHE; from the exons atgagGGTTGTTGCACTAGTCAGTGGTGGTAAAGACTCCTGCTTTAATATGATGCAATGTATAGCTGCAGGTCATGATATTGTGGCCCTAGCTAATTTATATCCTGTTGGAAAGG ATGAACTAGATTCATTTATGTTTCAAACTGTTGGATATCAAGGTGTTGAATACATTGCAGAAGCTATAGGTTTACCAATGTATCGTGAACCAACCTTTGGTAGGTCAAAAATGCAAGAAAAGTATTATTATCCAACAGAAAATGATGAAGTTGAAGATCTCTTTAGGTTGTTAAGTAAAGTGAAg gaaaaagagaatataGAAGCTGTTTCATCAGGAGCTATTCTGAGTGATTATCAACGAATTCGTGTGGAAAatgt ATGTAGTCGTTTAGGACTTGTTTCTCTATCATATCTATGGAGAAGAGACCAAGATGAATTGTTAAAAGAAATGATAGAAAGTTCTGTAAATGCAGTTATAATTAAGGTGGCAGCTTTAGGCCTTGAACCAAGGCATTTGGGTAAATCACTTTCTGAAATGCAATCCCATCTTGCCAAAATA aaagaaaaatatggtGTTAACATATGTGGCGAGGGAGGAGAATATGAAACCTTTATATTAGATTGCCccttatttaataaaagtattgtAAT aGATGAATATGAAAGTGTAGTTCACTCAAATGATAACATAGCACCCGTCGGATAtataaactttaaaaaaattcatgtacaagaaaaaaat GATGGTCTAGAAGGTTTAACGTTAcaagaaagattaaaaaatgttccTATTAAAACCCCATCTGATTACATTACAGAAATAGTTGGACCAGAATTACACGACGGCTGTAATTTATCGGAAGATGAAAACGATGAACATGATTGTACAGACAATAATCTAAGAACTTCGAATTCTg GTCAATTTAACCCACCGAGTCCtatggaaattttatatgaGGAAGAAGACTATCCTGATGTGCCAGTAGTAAACAGAAATCAAACCGGCTGGTTCTGGTTTGGCGGTATCGCTGGTAAACATCCAGATGCTAAATCTGCGATGCGAGAAGCATTGGAGAAATTAAGCA GTCTAGTCAAAAAGGAAAATCTTCAAATATCGGACATCGTTgccgtaacgttatatataaaagatatgtCGAATTACATATCTATAAACGAGGTTTATATCTCATGTTTGAACAAAACAAATCCACCAGTTCGTGTATGTGTGGAATGTCCGTTAAATATACATGTTGTACTTGATGCTATAGCCTATAAAGAAACTCAAGACTGTGGTGATAAGAAAATTCACAAACGGCATACAATGCATGTTCAGAGCATAAGTCACTGGGCACCTGCAAACATTGGTCCTTATTCTCAAGCTGTTCGT GTAGGTGATATTATCTCAGTTGCTGGCCAAATACCACTGGTGCCTGGTAGTATGACTATTCTGgacttaaatattaaaaggcAATGTCGTTTAACATTGAGGCATATAGATCGTATTGTTAAAGCTATGGACTCGAATACGCAACTCAGGGATATTGTGCAAGGTATTTGTTTTTTGACTCATTCTAGTTATATACCAGATGCACGAAAGGAATGGGAGAAGCGAACAAATAATGCTATTGTGGATTACATCGTTGTACCGAATCTTCCACGTGGTGCTCAGGTTGAATGGTGCGTTTGGGCTCATAGAGATAATAATAGATTTGAAT ATGAAGAGACTGGTAAATGCGTAGGCAATTTCAAAGTGGCAATAAGGCGTAGATGGAATTACGAAAATAACGTTTCAGCAATTGTGTGTTACATGTCCACTG GTTCGTCCAATTCAACTGGTAATTTAGCCACGGAGACGAATTTATCTTCTACAGAGTTAACTGTAAACGAACTAACAGAAGCACTCGAATATGTATTGTGTAAACTTACAAAGGGATCCCAAACTGTAAATCCGACATGCAATCTACGCATCTTCTACAAAGTCGGCAGTTCGCCAGGACCGAATTTTATTCAGGACattctttctaaattttctacaCGAAATTTAGTCACTACTATTATACCGGCAACGCACTTACATAATTTCAGtacatttttatctatatGTGGTATTAGACACGAGTAA